The nucleotide window CGCCTTCAGGCCGCCGCCGCTCTTGGCCTGCTCGACGTCGCGGGCGATGACGCGGCCGTGCGGCCCGGTGCCGCTGACGCGGGCGATGTCGATGCCGGCATCCTTCGCCAGCCGCCGCGCCAAAGGCGAAGCGAACACACGGCCATTCGCTGGCGCTGTATCCCCCTCACCCGCCGCCCGCGGCGGCGACCTCTCCCCGTTGGGGAGAGGTGAAGGCGGCTGTGGCGCCGGCCTCTGATCAGCCTTGTCCTGTGCGTCCGAATTGGCCTCGGCTTTGCCACCCGCAGAGCCGGCTCCCTCTCCCCTCTGGGGAGAGGGCTGGGGTGAGGGGGCACCGCCGGCACTGGCCTGACCGCCTGCCCCAGCCGCTTTCACGTCCTCGCCGTCCTCGGCAAGCACCGCGATCACGTCGTTGACCGGCACGTCCTGGGTGCCTTCGGGCACGAGGATCTTGGCCAGCGTGCCCTCGTCGGCGGCCTCGACTTCCATCGTCGCCTTGTCGGTCTCGATCTCGGCGATGACGTCGCCGCTTTTGACCTTGTCGCCCTCCTTCTTCAGCCACTTCGCAAGGTTGCCCTTCTCCATGGTCGGCGACAGCGCGGGCATCAGAATGTTGATCGGCATGAGGACAGAACCTTACTGCGGCCGTTCGGTGGTGGCGCCGGTGTCGGTCGGGCGCGACAGCTCGGCCTCGAACATCTCGACGATGCGCTCCAGCGCCTCGTCCTCGGTGTATTCGCTCTCGCGCGCATAGGCGCGCGCGGCGTGGCGGGCGATGTCGACCAGCAGCAGCCCCCACATCTCCGGATCTTCGAACGCGCGCATGAAGGCGATCGACAAACCGCCGTCGAGCACAAAGGCGCGCAACACTTCGATCGCATCTTCGCGGCCTTCGACGTCGGGCGGCAGCGGCTGTTGCTTGGGTCCGGTCATAGGGTCACCGATAGCAGACGGCTTTGGCGGCCTCGACCACCTCGGCGACGCTGGGCAGCGCCAGCTTTTCGAGATTGGCGGCATACGGCATCGGCACGTCCTTGCCGGATACCCGCGTCACCGGAGCGTCCAGATAATCGAACGCGTGCTCCATGATCCGGGCGGAGAGTTCGGCGCCGATACCGTTCTGCTGCCAGCCCTCTTCGATCGTCACCGCGCGGCCGGTCTTCTTCACCGAGGCGATGATCGTTTCGGTGTCGAGCGGACGCAGCGTGCGCAGGTCGATCACCTCGGCCGAGATACCGTCCTTCGCCAGCTCGTCGGCGGCCTTCAGCGTGTAGGTCATACCGTGCGACCACGAGATCAGCGTGACATCCTTGCCCTCGCGGACGATGCGCGCCTTGCCGATCGGGATCACGTAGTCGTCGAGCTTCGGCACTTCGCCGTGCTGGCCGTACAGCATCTCGTGCTCGAGGAAGATCACCGGATTGGGATCGCGGATCGCCGCCTTGAGCAGCCCCTTGGCGTCGGCGGCCGAATACGGCGCCACCACCTTGAGGCCGGGGATCTGCGAATACCAAGCCGAGTAGTCCTGGCTGTGCTGCGCGGCAACGCGCGAAGCAGCACCGTTCGGACCGCGGAACACGATCGAGCAGCCGAGCTGGCCGCCGGACATGTACAGCGTCTTCGCCGCCGAGTTGATGATCTGGTCGATCGCCTGCATGGCGAAGTTGAAGGTCATGAACTCGACGATCGGCTTCAGCCCGGCAAAGCCGGCACCGACGCCGACGCCGGCGAAGCCGTGCTCGGTGATCGGGGTATCGATCACACGGCGGTCGCCGAATTCCTGCAGCAGTCCCTGCGTGACCTTGTAGGCGCCCTGATACTCGGCAACCTCTTCGCCCATCACGAACACGTCGGGATCGCGGCGCATTTCCTCGGCCATCGCGTCGCGCAACGCCTCGCGGATCGTCACCGTCACCATCTCGGTGCCGGCCGGAATGTCCGGATCAGCGGCGGCCGACACCGTCGGGGCTTCTGGCGCGTGCTGCGCCGGCGCGGGTGCGGACTTGGCCTGCGCGGCTTCAGGCTCCGCTGCCGGCGGGGCCGATTGCGAGGCCTTGTTCTGCGCGGCCGGATCCGACGCCTTGTCGGCATCGGCTGCACTTTCGCCGTCGCCGAGAATGGTGGCGATCGGCGTGTTGACCGCGACGTCGTTGGTACCTTCGGGGATCAGGATCTTGCCGAGCGTGCCTTCGTCGGCGGCTTCGACTTCCATCGTCGCCTTGTCGGTCTCGATCTCGGCGATGACGTCACCGCTTTTGACTTTGTCGCCTTCCTTCTTGAGCCATTTCGACAGGTTGCCCTTCTCCATGGTCGGCGACAGCGCGGGCATCAGAACTTGGATTGGCATTGGGGCTCCGCAGTCATTCAGTCAGGCGGGAAGCAGCCGCGACACGGCAAGGCGGGGATCAGCGATACACATCGGTGTACAGTTCGGACGGATCAGGCTCGGGATCGTGCTGCGCGAAGTCCGCCGACTCATTGACGACCTTGCGCACCTCGGCATCGATCGCCTTCAGATCGTCTTCGGTCATGTCGAGCCCGAGCAGACGCTTGCGGACCTGTTCGATCGGATCCTGATCGTTACGGATCTTGTCGACCTCTTCGCGCGACCGATACTTCGCCGGGTCCGACATCGAGTGACCGCGATAACGATAGGTCTGCATTTCGAGGATGAACGGGCCGTTGCCGGCACGGCAATGTGCAACCGCCTTGTCGCCGGCGGCCTTCACCGCACGCACGTCCATGCCGTCGACCTGCTCGCCCGGAATGTTGAACGACACGCCGCGCTTGGAGAAATCGGTCTGCGCCGAGGAGCGCGTCACCGACGTGCCCATCGCGTAGCGGTTGTTCTCGATCACGTACACCACGGGGAGCTTCCACAGCTCCGCCATGTTGAAGCTCTCGTACACCTGGCCCTGATTGGCGGCGCCGTCGCCGAAATAAGCGAGGCAGACGCGACCATCGCCGCGATAGCGGTTGGCGAAGGCGATGCCGGTGCCGAGCGAGACCTGCGCGCCGACGATGCCGTGTCCGCCGAAGAAACTCTTCTCCCGGCTGAACATGTGCATCGAGCCGCCCTTGCCCTTGGAGTAGCCGCCGCGGCGCCCGGTGAGTTCGGCCATCACACCGTTGGCATCCATGCCGCAGGCGAGCATGTGACCGTGATCGCGATAGCCGGTGATCACCTGATCACCTTCGCGTAGCGCCATCTGCATGCCGACGACGACGGCTTCCTGACCGATGTAGAGGTGGCAGAATCCGCCGATTGCACCCATGCCGTAGAGCTGGCCCGCTTTCTCTTCGAAGCGACGGATCAGCAGCATCTCACGAAAGGCGCCGAGCTCCTGTTCCTTGCTGAAAGGCGGCACGTTCGACGGTGACGCTCCTCCGGCCTTGTCCTGTGCTGTTTCCTTCGCGGCGCTCTTCTTGGGTGCGGCCATGGCGATTCCGATTAGAGATGAGATGAGCCTCTCTATCGTAACTTATAGCGGCTTGAAAGGATCGCTATGTCGCTGCGCGCAAATCAATATGCCGCAGTGCAGCGACACGAAACTTTCGAAATCGTTCGTCCAGATTTTTGGAATTTGCGCACTCAGCGCGCCGGCATCATCCGCACCAGGTCCGCCGGATTGGCGAAGTCGAGCTGATAGCGCACGCGCTCGTCGAGCATGTCGGGATCGATCCGGTCGGAGCGCAGCAGCGAGACTCGCTGCTCGGCCTCGGCGCGTTGCTGGCGGAGCTGCACCAGCTCCGCAGTCAGCGCGGTGATTTCCTGGTCGAGCTCCTGCTGCGCCGTCAGGCCGTAGCGGCCGGTGTAGGCGTTGACGCCGAAATAGCCGATCACGGCGGCAGCGATCGCGTACAGCGCGATGCCGGCGAGGATCGATTTGAGACGACTGCGGGTGACCATGGCCGGACCATGGGACAGCGCGGTTAACGCGCGGCTAACGCCGCATCTGTCCCGCCAGCTTGACAGCCGGCGGGGCGGATGCGGCCGACGTTATTTGTACTGCTGGGCGACGAAGCCGGCGAAGGCGTCGATGTACTTCTGCAGGAACTCGCGCAGCGCGTCCTTGACCAGCGCACCGTCCTCGCCGAACGCATCCCCGATGCCGCCGACATAAGCCTCCGGCTGCTGCAGCGTCGGCATGTTCAGAAACACCAGGCATTGCCGCAGATGGTGGTTGGCGCCGAAACCGCCGATCGCGCCCGGCGAATTCGACAGCACGCCGGCCGGCTTCTTGTCGAAGCAGCTCTTGCCGTAGGGCCGCGACCCGACGTCTATGGCGTTTTTCAGCACGCCAGGAATCGAGCGGTTGTATTCGGGAGTTACGAACAGCACCGCATCAGAGGCCTTGATGCTGTCGCGGAACGCGGTCCAGTCGGCCGGCGGCGCTTCGGTCTCGAGATCCTGGTTGTACATCGACAGGCCGTGCAGCGTGACGATGTCGAGCTTCAGCGTGTCCGGCGCCAGCGCGGCGAGCGCCTGCGCGGTCCGCAGCGAATACGCCTGCTTGCGCAAGCTGCCGACGACGGTCGCGACACGATATGGTGGGGCCATTGGCAATCCTCCGGTCATGCAATCAGACAATCGCGGCGAGCCTATCCCGCCGTGATGACGGAGAATGCGCAACATGCGTCAAGCACGCTGCGATGACGCGGTTTTGATGGCGCACCTGCCCGGTTTCGTGCGGAGGCGAACCTCCGCACCTGGCACTCGCCGCCCTATTCGGCCGCGGCGCGGTTACCCAGCACCTCATGGTTGTGTGCGCCGAGCTTCGGTGTGGCGAGCTCGGGATGCGGGCGCGCGCCGTCGAACACGATCGGCAGACCGGCGACGGTGAGACCAGTGTCCGGCATCGTGCGCAGCAGATCGACCGCGGCGAGCTGTTCGGTGGCGGCAAGCTCGGGAATGTCGTTGACCGGGCTCACCGGCACACCGGCGCTCTTGAAGGCCGCGAGCCAATCGGCTGCGCTGCGGGTCTTCAGCACCTCCTGCATCAGCGGGATCAGCACGGGCCGATGCGCCTGCCGGTCGCGCACCCGCGCAAAACGTGGGTCCGCGCTCCACTCCGGATGGCCGAGCACATCGGCACAGCGCGCGAACAGGCGGTCGTTGCCGGCCGCGATCACGATCGGTCGGTCGGCGGTCTCGAACACCTGGTACGGCGCCAGCGTACCGCTTGCGGTGCCGTGGCGCACAGGGGGCTCGCCGTCGAGCAGATAGCCGCTGAGCGACATGTCGACCCAGCCGACCGCCGTGTCGAACAGCGAGGTGTCGATCACGCAGCCCTTGCCGGTGACGTGGCGCTGCTGAAGCGCCGCCAGCGCGCCGATCACGCACCATTGCGCAGTGGCGCGATCGTTGATCGGCGGCGCGCAGAAGGTCGGCGGATGCTCCGGCCCGCCGGTGAGCGACATCACCGCGCCATAGGCCTGCAGCAGCGGATCGAAGCCCGGCTCCTTGCTCAACGGACCAGCTTTGCCGAACGCCCACACCGAGCAATAGATCAGCCGCGGATTGACCGCGCACATCACGTCCGGCCCGATGCCGCACGACGCGACCACGCCGGAGCGCAGGTTCTGGATCAGGATGTCCGCATCCTGGACAAGTTGTTTGAGCCGCGCGACGTCGTCCGGGTTCTTGATGTCGAGCGTCACCGACCGCTTGTTGCGGTTGTAGGTGTGAAACAGCAAGGAATCGCCGTCGACGAAGGGCGGGCCCCAGTGCCGGGCATCGTCGCCGCCGTCGTGCTTCTCGATCTTGATCACGTCGGCGCCCATGTCGCCGAGGATCATCCCGGCCATCGGCCCGGCGATCGCCTGCGCGATCTCGATCACTTTGATGCCGGCGAGCGGTCCACCCATTGCGGTCTCCGATTTCGTGTTATGTCTGTTGGCGCGCACTGTTTCAGTGGCGCGAGGCAAATTGCAAGTGTCTGGCAGGAGCGATGCGCGCAATGGTGACCGCCGAATTTCTCATCACCTCGCTGATCGTGGTCGCCTCGCCCGGAACCGGCGTGCTCTATACGGTGGCCACCGGCCTGTCGCGCGGCTCACGCGCCAGCGCGATTGCGGCGTTCGGCTCGACCATCGGCATCGTGCCCCACATGGCGGCGGCGATCCTCGGCCTCGCCGCCCTGCTCCACACCAGCGCGGTGGCGTTCCAGCTCTTCAAGTATCTCGGCGTCGCCTATCTGCTCTACATGGCGTGGAAGACGCTCGGCGAGCGCGGCCCGCTCAGCGTCGAGACCGATGTCGGCGCTCCGTCGGCAGTGCAGATGACGGTGACGGGCGTCCTGATCAACATCCTCAATCCGAAGCTGTCGATCTTCTTCCTCGCCTTCCTGCCGCAATTCGTCTCAGCCGACGACGCCCATCCGCTCGGCCGGATGGTCGAGCTGAGCGGCATCTTCATGCTGATGACCTTCGTGGTGTTCGTGATCTACGGCCTGTTCGCCGCCTGGCTACGCGACCACGTCATCACCCGCCCGCAAGTGATGACCTGGCTCCGCCGCAGTTTCGCCGCCGCCTTCGTCGCGCTAGGCGCCAAGCTGGCCACTGCGGAGCGGTGACGCCTGTTATTAAGCTGATCGTCCCACCGCCGTCATGCCGGGCTTGTGCCGAACCTGACGAAGGATAGCACCGTCGCCATCAAAGGCGTCAGTCAGGTCCGCGTGCGGATTTCGTTGAGCAGGAAGTTGCCGAGCCGCTTGCCGCGATTGCGCAGCACCTTGAGCGGACCCTGGTCGACGAAATACGTCAGCAGAATGCTGTCACGCGTCTCGACGCCCGCGGGGACGGTGTCGGCCGAATGCCAGCTCTGCTTGTCGACCGCAAACGCATAGCCCGAATTCGGCGCGAACTTCATCTGCCGCGCCTTCGGCATCGACCCGTCCGGCAGCACATCGTGAAAGATCGTGCCGATGTCGGTGTGGGCTTCGTCCCGCGGCAGATAGAGCTGCACGGTGATGCCCTTCCAATGCGTGTCGGTGTGCGGCGTGATCTTGTAACCGGGAACGTCGCGGGTCAGGATCGGAATCGGAAACATCCCGACCTCCCGCGCGTCCGGCCCAAATCGTTTCTCCAGGGCCGGCGCCAGCTTGCGCCGAAACGCGTCCTTCACCGGCTCCGAGCACAGCGCGTCGCCGACCATGCGCCACACCGAGCGCTGCTCCGGCGGCAGGTGCCGGATGTATTCCGGAAACAGGTCGATCTTCACCCGGGTGTGAGTGCCGTCAGCGAGATCATTGCCCTTGCTGCGGCCATGCATCGGCCGATAGTCGGTGTTGCGCGGCATCGCCTTGAGCATCGCCGCGTAGACCAGCGCCGGAAAGATTCCGACGAATTCGAGGTGATAGAACGGCTCCATCACCACCGCGGCGGACTCGATCGCCCCGACGATGTGATTGATCAATGCGGCGGTCGCTTCCGCCAATTCCGACGGTCGCCGTTCAGCCATCTGATCCATGAAATCTCCGCTGGGCTGCTTCGTCTTGTTGAGACTAGCTAGCAACTACGATCAG belongs to Rhodopseudomonas palustris and includes:
- a CDS encoding DUF5076 domain-containing protein, with translation MTGPKQQPLPPDVEGREDAIEVLRAFVLDGGLSIAFMRAFEDPEMWGLLLVDIARHAARAYARESEYTEDEALERIVEMFEAELSRPTDTGATTERPQ
- a CDS encoding pyruvate dehydrogenase complex E1 component subunit beta, with protein sequence MPIQVLMPALSPTMEKGNLSKWLKKEGDKVKSGDVIAEIETDKATMEVEAADEGTLGKILIPEGTNDVAVNTPIATILGDGESAADADKASDPAAQNKASQSAPPAAEPEAAQAKSAPAPAQHAPEAPTVSAAADPDIPAGTEMVTVTIREALRDAMAEEMRRDPDVFVMGEEVAEYQGAYKVTQGLLQEFGDRRVIDTPITEHGFAGVGVGAGFAGLKPIVEFMTFNFAMQAIDQIINSAAKTLYMSGGQLGCSIVFRGPNGAASRVAAQHSQDYSAWYSQIPGLKVVAPYSAADAKGLLKAAIRDPNPVIFLEHEMLYGQHGEVPKLDDYVIPIGKARIVREGKDVTLISWSHGMTYTLKAADELAKDGISAEVIDLRTLRPLDTETIIASVKKTGRAVTIEEGWQQNGIGAELSARIMEHAFDYLDAPVTRVSGKDVPMPYAANLEKLALPSVAEVVEAAKAVCYR
- the pdhA gene encoding pyruvate dehydrogenase (acetyl-transferring) E1 component subunit alpha; translation: MAAPKKSAAKETAQDKAGGASPSNVPPFSKEQELGAFREMLLIRRFEEKAGQLYGMGAIGGFCHLYIGQEAVVVGMQMALREGDQVITGYRDHGHMLACGMDANGVMAELTGRRGGYSKGKGGSMHMFSREKSFFGGHGIVGAQVSLGTGIAFANRYRGDGRVCLAYFGDGAANQGQVYESFNMAELWKLPVVYVIENNRYAMGTSVTRSSAQTDFSKRGVSFNIPGEQVDGMDVRAVKAAGDKAVAHCRAGNGPFILEMQTYRYRGHSMSDPAKYRSREEVDKIRNDQDPIEQVRKRLLGLDMTEDDLKAIDAEVRKVVNESADFAQHDPEPDPSELYTDVYR
- a CDS encoding FtsB family cell division protein, with the translated sequence MVTRSRLKSILAGIALYAIAAAVIGYFGVNAYTGRYGLTAQQELDQEITALTAELVQLRQQRAEAEQRVSLLRSDRIDPDMLDERVRYQLDFANPADLVRMMPAR
- a CDS encoding NADPH-dependent FMN reductase, with amino-acid sequence MAPPYRVATVVGSLRKQAYSLRTAQALAALAPDTLKLDIVTLHGLSMYNQDLETEAPPADWTAFRDSIKASDAVLFVTPEYNRSIPGVLKNAIDVGSRPYGKSCFDKKPAGVLSNSPGAIGGFGANHHLRQCLVFLNMPTLQQPEAYVGGIGDAFGEDGALVKDALREFLQKYIDAFAGFVAQQYK
- a CDS encoding CaiB/BaiF CoA transferase family protein gives rise to the protein MGGPLAGIKVIEIAQAIAGPMAGMILGDMGADVIKIEKHDGGDDARHWGPPFVDGDSLLFHTYNRNKRSVTLDIKNPDDVARLKQLVQDADILIQNLRSGVVASCGIGPDVMCAVNPRLIYCSVWAFGKAGPLSKEPGFDPLLQAYGAVMSLTGGPEHPPTFCAPPINDRATAQWCVIGALAALQQRHVTGKGCVIDTSLFDTAVGWVDMSLSGYLLDGEPPVRHGTASGTLAPYQVFETADRPIVIAAGNDRLFARCADVLGHPEWSADPRFARVRDRQAHRPVLIPLMQEVLKTRSAADWLAAFKSAGVPVSPVNDIPELAATEQLAAVDLLRTMPDTGLTVAGLPIVFDGARPHPELATPKLGAHNHEVLGNRAAAE
- a CDS encoding LysE family translocator; this translates as MVTAEFLITSLIVVASPGTGVLYTVATGLSRGSRASAIAAFGSTIGIVPHMAAAILGLAALLHTSAVAFQLFKYLGVAYLLYMAWKTLGERGPLSVETDVGAPSAVQMTVTGVLINILNPKLSIFFLAFLPQFVSADDAHPLGRMVELSGIFMLMTFVVFVIYGLFAAWLRDHVITRPQVMTWLRRSFAAAFVALGAKLATAER